The Thermoflavifilum sp. genome contains a region encoding:
- a CDS encoding 4Fe-4S dicluster domain-containing protein, which produces MALKITEECINCGACEPECPNNAIYEGGVEWAIADGTSVKGPYTLLDGTVVDAEQRNPPISVDTYYIVPHKCTECKGFHEEPQCAAVCPVDCCVPDELYRESEEELLAKKSACICKLRDITDF; this is translated from the coding sequence ATGGCACTCAAGATTACAGAAGAATGCATCAATTGCGGGGCTTGCGAGCCCGAATGCCCGAACAATGCTATTTATGAAGGAGGTGTGGAATGGGCAATTGCCGATGGTACATCCGTCAAAGGGCCTTATACCCTGCTGGATGGCACGGTGGTAGATGCCGAACAACGCAATCCGCCTATCAGTGTGGACACCTATTATATTGTTCCGCATAAATGTACCGAATGTAAAGGATTTCATGAAGAGCCGCAGTGTGCAGCGGTTTGCCCTGTAGATTGCTGTGTACCCGACGAATTATATCGTGAATCCGAAGAGGAATTGCTCGCTAAAAAGAGCGCTTGCATCTGTAAACTTCGGGATATAACGGATTTTTAG
- a CDS encoding acyl-CoA reductase gives MLLDKKIELLERLGHYMLSDDPAWIQAREKASLENPWFTPEFIELASHHIARNYLHPHKLQEWLNPYAERLHQLVHPRKIGLVMAGNIPMVGFHDLLCGWISGHSLWIKYASRDRVLIPFLVEKLKEWADEPLMIFDADLLKGCDAYIATGSQNTSRYFEYYFGKYPHIIRRNRTSVAILDGTESTDELQLLAKDICTYFGLGCRNVTKLFVPEGYDFQALGHALQAYAYFLDHRPYRHNFDYYLSVYLLNHQPHQMLGHIILKPDPALFSPVSVVLYETYSEPGKLSRSLLNDASIQCVVGKGFIPFGQAQFPGLSDYADGIDTLAFLLSLG, from the coding sequence ATGCTGCTGGATAAAAAAATAGAACTGCTGGAAAGGCTTGGACATTATATGCTTTCCGATGACCCCGCATGGATACAGGCCAGGGAAAAAGCTTCGCTTGAAAATCCCTGGTTCACTCCTGAATTCATTGAACTCGCCTCGCACCATATAGCCCGGAATTATTTGCATCCGCATAAGCTCCAGGAATGGTTAAACCCTTATGCAGAACGACTTCACCAGCTGGTTCATCCTCGTAAAATAGGTCTGGTCATGGCTGGAAATATTCCCATGGTAGGCTTTCATGATTTGCTATGCGGATGGATCAGCGGGCATAGCCTGTGGATCAAATATGCTTCCCGCGATCGTGTGTTGATTCCTTTCCTGGTAGAAAAGCTAAAAGAATGGGCTGATGAACCATTGATGATCTTTGATGCAGACTTATTAAAGGGTTGTGATGCCTATATTGCAACCGGAAGCCAGAATACTTCCCGGTATTTTGAATATTATTTCGGTAAATATCCGCATATCATCCGCCGAAACCGCACATCTGTGGCTATACTCGATGGTACGGAATCAACAGACGAACTTCAATTGCTGGCAAAAGACATTTGTACGTATTTCGGGCTCGGGTGTCGCAATGTAACCAAGCTCTTTGTGCCGGAGGGATACGATTTTCAGGCGCTGGGGCATGCCCTTCAGGCCTATGCTTATTTCCTGGATCATCGACCCTATCGCCATAATTTCGACTATTATCTTTCGGTTTATCTGTTAAATCATCAGCCTCATCAGATGCTCGGGCATATCATCCTAAAACCCGATCCGGCTTTATTTTCCCCGGTAAGTGTGGTGCTCTATGAAACCTATTCAGAACCGGGTAAACTGTCCCGTAGCCTGCTCAATGATGCATCGATTCAATGTGTGGTGGGCAAAGGATTCATTCCTTTTGGTCAGGCGCAATTTCCCGGTCTTAGCGATTATGCCGATGGGATAGATACACTTGCGTTTCTGCTATCCCTGGGCTGA
- a CDS encoding trypsin-like peptidase domain-containing protein produces MKIRHIFLTVLISIAASLGTLWVYSRYVNELPGPFQNGSQHLPINYVRLASNITTANATSAPTDFEQAASIVIPTAVHIKTTIPPKEVTTPGNIFDPFNFFGGGQRYYIPGQMASGSGVIISDNGYIVTCNHVISGASKIVVTLYNGKSYQAKVVGHDPNTDLAVLKIDAHNLPYLLYGNSDNVKVGQWVLAAGYPLDLETTVTAGIVSATSREIDVNHQGSYPVDAYIQTDAAVNPGNSGGPLVNTDGQLIGILAAIASPTGSYAGYAYAIPVNIVKKVVNDILTYGTVQRAFLGVQLYRNDINFTQASLNNRNPYGKGVVVAGVDPDGGAAAAGIKAGDVITAINGEPVNSQSELIEKIAGFKPGDKINVSFIRDGKERNVVVTLRNREGGTGIVRNSVLDKLGAEFMTLSKSQANQLGISGGVMVGDIGDGLIKAQTNMREGFVITRINGYPVKSVSELEKLVQNAGHHIQLEGIYPDVDGIFYYDIEDEE; encoded by the coding sequence ATGAAAATACGTCACATTTTCTTAACGGTACTCATCAGCATAGCTGCAAGCCTGGGTACACTGTGGGTGTATTCCCGTTATGTAAATGAACTTCCAGGCCCTTTCCAGAATGGTAGCCAGCATTTGCCCATCAATTACGTTCGTTTAGCTTCAAACATAACTACCGCAAACGCTACCAGCGCACCTACCGATTTTGAACAGGCGGCAAGCATTGTGATTCCAACAGCCGTTCACATCAAAACGACGATTCCGCCTAAAGAAGTTACCACCCCGGGAAATATCTTCGACCCCTTTAACTTTTTTGGAGGCGGTCAGCGATATTATATTCCCGGCCAAATGGCTTCCGGATCGGGGGTGATTATTTCAGACAATGGATACATTGTTACCTGTAACCATGTGATTTCCGGAGCCAGCAAAATTGTCGTAACACTTTACAACGGGAAGAGTTACCAGGCTAAAGTGGTGGGACATGATCCGAATACCGATCTGGCGGTGTTAAAAATTGATGCCCATAACTTGCCCTATTTGCTATACGGCAATTCCGATAACGTGAAGGTGGGGCAATGGGTACTGGCCGCCGGTTATCCGCTGGATCTGGAAACTACGGTAACAGCGGGAATTGTGAGCGCAACCTCCCGCGAAATCGATGTAAATCATCAAGGGTCTTATCCGGTAGATGCTTATATCCAGACTGATGCAGCCGTAAATCCGGGTAATAGCGGAGGACCTCTGGTGAATACCGACGGACAACTGATTGGAATTCTTGCTGCGATTGCTTCACCCACAGGTTCTTATGCGGGTTATGCATACGCGATTCCGGTGAATATTGTGAAAAAAGTGGTGAACGATATCCTCACTTACGGTACTGTACAGCGGGCATTCCTGGGCGTACAATTGTACCGCAATGATATAAACTTCACCCAGGCATCACTCAACAATCGTAATCCTTACGGAAAGGGTGTGGTAGTTGCTGGCGTTGACCCTGATGGTGGCGCTGCAGCAGCCGGTATTAAAGCTGGCGATGTGATTACGGCCATCAATGGTGAACCGGTAAACTCACAATCCGAGTTAATCGAAAAAATTGCAGGTTTCAAACCGGGCGATAAAATCAATGTCAGCTTTATTCGCGACGGTAAAGAACGGAATGTGGTGGTTACGCTTCGCAATCGGGAAGGTGGTACCGGTATTGTTCGCAATTCTGTACTCGATAAGCTGGGGGCTGAGTTCATGACGTTAAGTAAAAGCCAGGCCAATCAGCTGGGAATCTCCGGAGGCGTGATGGTGGGTGATATTGGCGACGGATTGATTAAGGCCCAAACCAACATGCGGGAAGGTTTTGTGATTACACGCATTAATGGATATCCCGTAAAATCGGTTAGTGAGCTGGAAAAGCTGGTGCAGAATGCCGGCCATCATATTCAGCTGGAAGGAATTTATCCGGATGTGGATGGCATTTTCTATTACGACATCGAAGACGAAGAATAA
- a CDS encoding LytTR family DNA-binding domain-containing protein: MNPVIKAMIVEDEQKNIDILKNILEKYCEEVELVGSATSVEEAEALLEEIDPDVLFLDIEMPPHKGFELLEKFDRPRFDVVFITAYEEYALTAIKFSALDYLLKPIKVGEVQQALAKVRERKEKNIRSTAPTSYLKDYLKNSGAGLSKIVIPVNDGYNIIDLKDIVYCEALDSYTRVKLTNGTHHVVSKSLKEYEEMLEDKGFYRVHKSYLINVNHIVKIIKGVGAAVIMSDKQNIPISNRKKNEFFDYLRTIMNI, translated from the coding sequence ATGAACCCCGTCATCAAAGCTATGATTGTTGAGGATGAACAAAAAAATATTGATATCCTCAAAAATATCCTCGAAAAATATTGTGAAGAAGTGGAATTGGTGGGTTCGGCTACATCTGTAGAAGAAGCAGAAGCCTTATTGGAAGAGATCGATCCTGATGTATTGTTCCTGGATATTGAAATGCCCCCTCACAAGGGATTTGAATTGCTGGAAAAATTTGATCGCCCCAGGTTTGACGTTGTCTTCATCACTGCTTATGAAGAATATGCGCTTACGGCTATCAAATTTTCTGCACTCGATTATTTGCTGAAACCCATCAAAGTTGGGGAAGTACAGCAGGCACTTGCCAAGGTCAGAGAGCGCAAAGAAAAAAATATTCGTAGCACAGCGCCAACCAGTTATTTGAAAGATTATTTAAAAAACAGCGGTGCCGGCCTCTCCAAAATTGTAATTCCTGTAAACGATGGGTACAATATCATCGACCTGAAAGATATTGTGTATTGTGAAGCGCTTGATAGCTATACCCGTGTAAAGTTAACCAATGGTACCCACCATGTAGTTTCCAAATCCCTCAAGGAATACGAGGAAATGTTGGAAGACAAGGGTTTTTATCGGGTGCATAAATCGTATCTCATCAATGTCAACCATATCGTCAAAATCATCAAAGGCGTTGGTGCAGCCGTGATTATGTCGGACAAACAAAACATTCCCATCTCCAATCGCAAGAAAAACGAATTCTTCGATTACCTGCGCACCATCATGAATATCTAA
- the proS gene encoding proline--tRNA ligase yields the protein MSKAITPRAQDYAQWYNDLVIKSGLADYSAVRGCMVIKPYGYALWENMQATLDQMFKETGHQNAYFPLFIPKSFLSREAAHVEGFAKECAVVTHYRLKTDPAGGGVIVDPDAALEEELIVRPTSETIIWNTYKNWIQSYRDLPILINQWANVVRWEMRTRLFLRTAEFLWQEGHTAHATAEEAMEEARRMLDVYTRFAQSFMALPVIQGVKSPAERFAGAVETFCIEALMQDGKALQAGTSHFLGQNFARAFDVQFLNKNNEQEYVWATSWGVSTRLIGALVMAHSDDDGLKLPPKLAPIQVIIIPVYKNDAQKAAVHAQALEILEQLKKAGFRVQYDDADHVRPGWKYAEYELKGVPLRLSLGEREIQQQQIEAVRRDTREKMYLPLDQLPEQVGRLLEHIQQEMFQQAKNFRDQHITSVNSWDEFLQVLDEPGGFVYAHWDGTAETETRIKELSRATIRCIPFPDQLPDDGPGKCILTGKPSERRVLFARAY from the coding sequence ATGAGTAAAGCGATTACTCCTCGAGCGCAGGATTATGCACAATGGTACAATGATCTGGTTATTAAAAGCGGTTTAGCCGATTATTCGGCGGTGCGTGGCTGCATGGTCATCAAGCCTTATGGCTATGCGCTCTGGGAAAACATGCAGGCCACACTTGATCAAATGTTTAAAGAAACGGGGCACCAGAATGCCTATTTCCCATTGTTCATTCCTAAAAGCTTTTTAAGCCGTGAGGCAGCTCATGTGGAAGGTTTCGCAAAAGAATGTGCGGTGGTAACCCATTATCGGTTGAAGACTGATCCGGCTGGAGGAGGGGTGATTGTGGATCCGGATGCGGCGCTGGAAGAAGAGTTGATTGTACGTCCCACATCGGAAACCATTATCTGGAATACGTATAAAAACTGGATTCAATCTTATCGCGACCTACCTATTCTCATTAACCAGTGGGCCAATGTCGTACGCTGGGAAATGCGCACCCGGCTATTTTTGCGAACCGCCGAATTTCTCTGGCAGGAAGGTCATACGGCTCATGCTACGGCGGAGGAAGCTATGGAAGAGGCCCGTCGCATGCTGGATGTGTATACCCGGTTTGCACAATCTTTTATGGCCTTGCCCGTAATCCAGGGTGTAAAATCACCGGCCGAGCGTTTTGCCGGAGCTGTAGAAACTTTTTGTATCGAGGCGCTGATGCAGGATGGTAAGGCGCTTCAGGCTGGTACCTCGCATTTTCTCGGTCAGAACTTCGCCAGGGCTTTCGATGTACAGTTTTTAAACAAAAACAACGAACAGGAATACGTGTGGGCAACCTCATGGGGCGTATCAACCCGGTTGATTGGTGCACTGGTCATGGCCCATAGTGATGACGATGGATTGAAACTTCCACCCAAACTCGCTCCCATTCAGGTTATTATCATTCCGGTATATAAAAACGATGCCCAGAAAGCTGCTGTACATGCGCAAGCATTAGAAATTCTGGAGCAACTCAAAAAAGCCGGTTTTCGTGTGCAATACGATGATGCCGACCATGTGCGTCCCGGATGGAAATATGCTGAATATGAACTCAAAGGTGTGCCGCTGCGGCTTTCTCTCGGGGAACGGGAAATTCAGCAACAGCAAATTGAAGCCGTTCGCCGCGATACCCGCGAAAAAATGTATTTACCCCTTGACCAGCTTCCGGAGCAGGTGGGCCGACTGTTAGAACATATTCAACAGGAAATGTTTCAACAGGCTAAAAATTTTCGGGATCAGCATATCACTTCTGTAAATAGCTGGGATGAATTTCTCCAGGTTTTAGATGAGCCTGGCGGATTTGTATATGCCCACTGGGATGGAACAGCCGAAACGGAAACAAGAATTAAAGAGCTTTCCAGAGCTACTATTCGTTGTATTCCCTTCCCGGATCAACTGCCGGATGACGGTCCAGGTAAATGCATACTCACGGGTAAACCTTCCGAACGAAGGGTGTTATTTGCCAGGGCTTATTAA
- the miaA gene encoding tRNA (adenosine(37)-N6)-dimethylallyltransferase MiaA produces the protein MKNLSKLAIVIVGPTASGKSALALSLARHFQTAIISADSRQCYRELNIGTAKPDASALAEIKHYFINSHSIHETVNAGLFEKLALAYAAEIFQHHAIAIVCGGTGLYVKAFCEGLDQIPPVPADLRRQLRINYATYGLSWLQEEVRKKDPVFYQHADTRNPHRLLRALEVREATGQSILHFQRRSPQPRPFEILKIGIQLPRAVLHQRIAARVEQMVHAGLFEEAAALQAFRNHPALQTVGYQEVFAWMEGKYTREEAVRQIIFHTRQYARRQLTWFRRDPEICWFNHADAAGEVIQLVARKLSDLKA, from the coding sequence ATGAAGAATCTTTCTAAGTTAGCCATTGTAATTGTAGGCCCTACGGCATCCGGGAAATCGGCCCTGGCGCTTTCCCTGGCCCGTCATTTTCAAACCGCTATTATTTCGGCCGACTCCCGGCAATGCTATCGAGAATTAAACATTGGCACCGCTAAACCCGATGCTTCAGCACTCGCGGAGATTAAGCACTATTTTATTAATTCCCACAGCATCCACGAAACCGTTAATGCAGGCCTTTTTGAAAAGTTAGCACTCGCGTATGCCGCTGAAATTTTTCAACATCACGCTATCGCCATTGTATGTGGCGGCACCGGGCTGTATGTAAAGGCCTTTTGTGAAGGACTCGACCAGATTCCTCCTGTGCCGGCTGATTTGCGGAGGCAACTCCGTATCAACTATGCCACTTATGGCCTGAGCTGGCTGCAGGAAGAAGTACGAAAAAAAGACCCGGTTTTTTATCAGCATGCCGATACGCGCAATCCACATCGATTGCTCCGGGCACTTGAAGTCAGGGAAGCTACGGGTCAATCTATCCTGCATTTTCAACGACGGTCGCCACAGCCCCGGCCTTTTGAAATCCTGAAAATAGGTATACAGCTCCCGCGAGCCGTGCTGCATCAACGCATCGCAGCGCGGGTGGAACAGATGGTGCATGCCGGGTTATTTGAAGAGGCAGCTGCTCTTCAGGCGTTTCGCAACCATCCTGCCTTGCAAACTGTTGGATACCAGGAAGTGTTTGCCTGGATGGAAGGGAAATATACACGCGAGGAAGCCGTCAGGCAGATCATTTTTCATACGCGCCAGTATGCCCGCCGACAGCTCACCTGGTTTCGTCGAGATCCGGAGATTTGCTGGTTCAATCATGCAGATGCAGCCGGGGAGGTTATCCAGCTGGTAGCGCGCAAGCTATCAGATCTTAAAGCCTAA